The proteins below come from a single Methanothermobacter sp. genomic window:
- a CDS encoding NADH-quinone oxidoreductase subunit B family protein, with the protein MLDALKSILRKTSIHVCLVNTGGCNGCDIEVLALLSPRYDLEQYGIYVHQNPREADVILVTGAVTEQWREKLQRIYSKAPEPKIVVALGNCPISGDVFNQEGGSVYAPVSDFIPVDAEVPGCPPRPSEILEAILSVAPDAIAERGRKR; encoded by the coding sequence ATGTTGGATGCCCTTAAAAGTATTCTGAGGAAAACATCAATCCATGTGTGTCTTGTGAACACAGGGGGGTGCAATGGCTGCGACATAGAGGTCCTTGCACTCCTCTCACCCAGATATGACCTTGAACAGTACGGTATATACGTCCACCAGAACCCCAGGGAGGCTGATGTGATACTGGTGACCGGTGCCGTTACAGAGCAGTGGAGGGAGAAGCTTCAGAGGATATACAGCAAGGCACCTGAGCCAAAGATAGTGGTGGCCCTGGGCAACTGCCCCATCTCAGGGGACGTATTCAACCAGGAGGGCGGGAGCGTCTATGCGCCGGTCTCTGACTTCATACCGGTGGACGCCGAGGTTCCTGGTTGCCCTCCAAGACCATCTGAGATACTTGAGGCCATACTATCGGTGGCACCGGATGCAATAGCAGAGAGGGGGAGGAAGAGATGA
- a CDS encoding DUF788 domain-containing protein, translating to MNKLKAGSLTALILSGAGIIYALIFNPPAWVVYGVAIFLIPVFILSVGILSMARPEKDEADERVNEPFIGY from the coding sequence ATGAATAAACTTAAAGCAGGAAGCCTTACTGCACTCATACTCTCAGGAGCCGGGATAATCTATGCCCTCATATTCAACCCACCGGCATGGGTGGTTTATGGTGTGGCCATATTCCTCATCCCTGTCTTCATACTCTCGGTGGGGATACTCTCCATGGCCAGGCCAGAGAAGGACGAGGCCGATGAGAGGGTCAACGAACCATTCATAGGGTACTGA
- a CDS encoding proton-conducting transporter membrane subunit — MDIASLGGELLGQIPFGDIVLYLTPFNLFMFASVLIFTFLIAISRTETQVEAEFGTLGNRRVEVDTAEFRIRRFLAIVCGLATAGAMVTGDLFNFTLFVALIGIVNIGIVSAVRQVDVLDAAFQYGLIAMMASLPLFGGAAMVLGSSGTLSLLELSHIGGNQMIGFAALLLLMGVIGETGVAPFYATKAEMFRTPGSPFILIIHLSSLLVIVRAIEVLLIVAL; from the coding sequence ATGGATATAGCCTCCCTTGGCGGTGAGCTGCTGGGCCAGATACCCTTCGGGGACATAGTGCTCTACCTCACACCATTCAACCTCTTCATGTTCGCATCTGTCCTCATATTCACATTCCTCATAGCAATAAGCCGGACAGAGACCCAGGTTGAGGCAGAGTTCGGGACACTGGGTAACCGGAGGGTTGAGGTTGACACCGCCGAGTTCAGGATCAGGAGGTTCCTTGCAATCGTCTGCGGACTTGCAACCGCAGGTGCGATGGTTACAGGTGACCTATTCAACTTCACACTCTTCGTGGCACTCATAGGGATAGTGAACATCGGTATAGTCTCAGCGGTGAGACAGGTGGATGTGCTTGACGCGGCATTCCAGTATGGCCTCATAGCAATGATGGCCTCACTCCCCCTCTTCGGGGGCGCGGCCATGGTGCTTGGCTCATCAGGTACACTGAGCCTACTTGAACTATCCCACATCGGGGGAAACCAGATGATAGGCTTCGCAGCCCTCCTCCTTCTCATGGGGGTTATCGGCGAGACCGGTGTTGCACCCTTCTATGCAACCAAGGCGGAGATGTTCAGAACACCGGGTTCGCCATTCATACTCATAATACACCTCAGCTCCCTCCTCGTGATTGTGAGGGCAATTGAGGTTTTACTGATAGTTGCACTCTGA
- a CDS encoding EhaE family protein has product MLETQIWFYAGAALVIIGSIATVGGPGVRDPIVRILNTEIPAVGVSLIFLTYNHTLALLTFIAATTIMTLILLRAVIRLEEMGVEG; this is encoded by the coding sequence TTGCTTGAAACCCAGATATGGTTCTATGCAGGGGCCGCACTTGTAATAATAGGCTCCATTGCAACCGTCGGAGGCCCCGGTGTAAGGGACCCAATAGTCAGGATACTGAACACCGAGATACCGGCGGTTGGTGTTTCACTCATATTCCTCACCTACAACCACACACTGGCACTCCTCACCTTCATCGCGGCCACAACAATCATGACACTGATACTCCTCAGGGCCGTTATAAGGCTCGAGGAGATGGGGGTGGAAGGATGA
- a CDS encoding DUF1959 domain-containing protein gives MDEGELMRIMKRRIIESYRWQEDVVKPLSRELEIDLEEFQEILMDKLDMSSLEALHPRFESARPRCIKERLHSDLQLCWLVDVMEIVDAEDAETLKDEITEMILAGTEYQEALAEGKRRLHEILRAED, from the coding sequence ATGGATGAAGGAGAACTCATGAGGATCATGAAGAGGAGGATAATTGAAAGTTACCGGTGGCAGGAGGATGTTGTGAAACCACTCTCCAGGGAACTTGAAATTGACCTGGAGGAGTTCCAGGAGATACTCATGGATAAACTGGACATGTCCAGCCTTGAGGCCCTCCACCCCAGATTCGAGTCTGCAAGGCCAAGGTGCATAAAGGAGAGGCTGCACAGTGACCTCCAGCTCTGCTGGCTCGTGGATGTTATGGAGATCGTGGATGCTGAAGATGCGGAAACACTCAAGGATGAGATAACCGAGATGATCCTTGCGGGAACCGAATACCAGGAGGCCCTTGCCGAGGGGAAGAGGAGGCTCCATGAGATACTCCGAGCTGAAGATTAA
- a CDS encoding nickel-dependent hydrogenase large subunit, producing the protein MILPLGPMHPGYKEPIRLKVKTRGEKVLKAEIEYGYVHRGIERVMRNKTWQKAIYLSERVCGICSYIHTQTFAEAFEAISEVEAPPRAQFLRALTNELDRIQSHLIANSTYFKALDHETMFMYMLALREPVMDAIELLTGNRVNMGWNVVGGVRMDASEDHLSRIREIIVDLEREFDRYVEMFEHGPLIGLRSRDVGYMSQEEAEKARAVGPIGRASGIRYDFREDHPTYRDHLDFRTIWRDEGDNFARVMNRFDEIRVSIDLIKQVIDNIPSGPVRRKVDVKAGYGEWRNEAPRGEVAYMIETNGNLIKNISIRTPSIMNIDACAKYMLRDVATVADAVATYASADPCIACAERAVVLDEDGGKREILL; encoded by the coding sequence ATGATACTGCCACTTGGACCAATGCACCCCGGCTACAAGGAGCCAATAAGGCTCAAGGTGAAGACAAGGGGTGAGAAGGTTCTTAAGGCCGAGATAGAGTACGGATACGTTCACAGGGGAATAGAGAGGGTCATGAGGAACAAGACCTGGCAGAAGGCCATATACCTCTCCGAGCGGGTCTGCGGGATATGCTCATATATACACACACAGACCTTTGCAGAGGCTTTCGAGGCCATCTCTGAGGTGGAGGCCCCTCCAAGGGCCCAGTTCCTCCGCGCCCTGACGAATGAACTTGACAGGATACAGAGTCACCTCATCGCAAATTCAACCTACTTCAAGGCCCTTGACCATGAGACCATGTTCATGTACATGCTGGCCCTGAGGGAGCCTGTAATGGATGCCATCGAGTTACTCACAGGTAACCGTGTCAACATGGGCTGGAACGTTGTGGGGGGTGTGAGGATGGACGCCTCAGAGGATCACCTCTCAAGGATAAGGGAGATCATAGTGGACCTTGAAAGGGAATTCGACCGTTACGTTGAAATGTTCGAACACGGGCCACTCATAGGGCTCAGGTCAAGGGATGTGGGTTACATGAGCCAGGAGGAGGCAGAGAAGGCCCGTGCAGTGGGACCCATAGGAAGGGCCTCAGGTATAAGGTATGACTTCAGGGAGGACCACCCCACCTACCGGGACCACCTGGACTTCAGGACAATCTGGAGGGATGAGGGGGACAACTTTGCAAGGGTCATGAACCGCTTCGATGAGATAAGGGTCTCAATTGACCTCATAAAGCAGGTGATAGACAATATCCCCTCCGGCCCTGTGAGGAGGAAGGTGGATGTGAAGGCCGGCTACGGGGAGTGGAGAAACGAGGCACCCCGTGGCGAGGTGGCCTACATGATTGAGACCAACGGCAACCTCATAAAGAACATCTCCATAAGGACCCCGAGCATCATGAACATCGATGCCTGTGCAAAGTACATGCTACGGGACGTTGCAACCGTTGCAGATGCCGTTGCAACCTATGCCAGCGCAGACCCATGCATAGCATGTGCAGAGAGGGCCGTGGTCCTGGACGAAGATGGGGGAAAGAGGGAGATACTCCTCTAA
- a CDS encoding energy-converting hydrogenase A, subunit K, with amino-acid sequence MEKGLTVLTALVAGGVIIVSLLAAIIQRISVIPVTVLAAIFMVLLLMSGSERFSELSEELERVAFFAVLALFIISFLVLYRPV; translated from the coding sequence ATGGAGAAAGGTCTAACGGTACTCACGGCACTTGTTGCAGGTGGAGTAATAATCGTGAGCCTGCTTGCAGCCATCATACAGAGGATATCTGTAATACCTGTCACAGTTCTTGCAGCAATATTCATGGTTCTCCTGCTCATGTCTGGCAGTGAAAGGTTCTCTGAACTCTCAGAGGAACTTGAAAGGGTCGCGTTCTTCGCGGTACTGGCACTCTTCATAATTTCATTCCTGGTCCTCTACAGGCCGGTATAA
- a CDS encoding DUF2106 family protein, producing MSLGRILNELANPKRIPRLFAFSLGLVLLVGFLVPLTLNENQLYPRPLPQEQINSKDPLAPYDRGGVPLKEPGNVKSQYPQFEVNLGKITAYLSPIAIAIKGLTHYFGTSIYSSPGGLIDEILYYTRGLDTVLESSILMMAFTIASWVALNFTVRRRKP from the coding sequence ATGAGCCTTGGAAGAATCCTCAACGAACTGGCAAACCCCAAGAGGATACCCCGCCTATTTGCATTCTCACTTGGACTCGTGCTCCTTGTGGGTTTTTTGGTGCCATTAACACTGAATGAGAACCAGCTCTACCCGAGACCACTTCCACAGGAGCAGATTAACAGCAAGGACCCCCTGGCACCCTACGACCGCGGCGGGGTTCCACTCAAGGAACCCGGCAACGTGAAGTCCCAGTACCCCCAGTTTGAGGTTAACCTGGGTAAGATCACGGCTTACCTGTCACCGATAGCGATAGCCATCAAGGGCCTGACCCACTACTTCGGGACCTCAATATACTCATCCCCAGGGGGCCTCATAGATGAGATACTCTACTACACAAGGGGCCTTGATACGGTACTTGAGTCAAGCATACTCATGATGGCATTCACCATAGCATCATGGGTCGCCCTTAACTTCACTGTGAGGAGGCGTAAACCATGA
- a CDS encoding 4Fe-4S binding protein, which translates to MSSVIWYLYEFARKSWVEKFANAHTEHEILEKPERFRDFPTVHKEYCIGCGACTTACPAPGAIKLVRDTDTSEEEGLTYPVIVRGACIRCGFCAEVCPTDPKTIECGENHLIREEFTIVPSEKLYVIDDYLCIRCKKCLKACPVDAIVEEDGRVEIDQSRCIACGDCLEKCPVKGALKRIHVAYVEEQKMVINLAVNELEAAIEERSDDIKKLGAGEVYRMNYPLRPLLERALEILPDEEITRDILEMITDRLKMRIITWSPEKCVQCRLCVDECPSGAITYSEDEGVVRDPEKCVRCSTCYQTCPFGVAGYYVARFLIDESNGEEVIKITIKPAALPVK; encoded by the coding sequence ATGTCCTCTGTAATATGGTACCTCTACGAGTTTGCCCGCAAATCATGGGTAGAGAAATTTGCAAATGCACATACAGAACATGAGATCCTTGAAAAACCTGAAAGGTTCAGGGATTTCCCCACAGTACATAAGGAGTACTGTATAGGCTGCGGGGCCTGCACCACAGCATGCCCTGCCCCTGGCGCCATAAAACTGGTCCGTGATACTGATACCTCTGAGGAGGAGGGCCTCACCTACCCTGTAATAGTGAGGGGGGCATGTATCAGGTGCGGATTCTGCGCCGAGGTCTGCCCAACCGACCCCAAGACCATAGAATGCGGTGAAAATCACCTCATAAGGGAAGAGTTCACAATCGTACCCTCCGAGAAGCTCTACGTGATAGACGATTACCTCTGCATACGCTGCAAGAAATGCCTGAAGGCCTGCCCGGTTGACGCCATCGTTGAGGAGGACGGCAGGGTCGAAATTGACCAGAGCAGGTGCATAGCATGCGGTGACTGCCTCGAGAAGTGTCCCGTCAAGGGTGCCCTCAAGAGGATACACGTGGCATACGTTGAGGAGCAGAAGATGGTTATAAACCTGGCTGTCAATGAACTGGAGGCGGCCATCGAGGAGCGCAGTGATGATATAAAGAAACTCGGGGCCGGTGAGGTCTACAGGATGAACTACCCACTCAGACCCCTCCTTGAAAGGGCCCTTGAGATTCTACCCGATGAGGAGATCACCAGGGACATCCTCGAGATGATAACGGATCGCCTCAAGATGAGGATAATAACCTGGAGCCCCGAGAAGTGCGTTCAGTGCAGATTATGCGTCGATGAGTGCCCATCAGGTGCCATAACCTACTCGGAGGATGAGGGGGTTGTGAGGGACCCTGAAAAGTGCGTCAGGTGCAGCACATGCTACCAGACCTGCCCATTCGGTGTTGCCGGCTACTACGTTGCAAGGTTCCTCATTGACGAGTCCAACGGTGAGGAGGTAATAAAGATCACAATAAAACCGGCGGCGCTTCCTGTAAAGTGA
- a CDS encoding respiratory chain complex I subunit 1 family protein, whose amino-acid sequence MNLMGNIIVNVTIAFLVGSLLLGFQRKVMARIQRRPGPPVIQHLLHTLKFYIKESSFPRTAAMPFYVAIAATLCGIWVSAVIVGPVLEGSLLLFFGIYALHKIVEHNAGSSSGSPYGKLSCVRAVFSAAAELPLFAVLAIIYLETRTMIISDIIGYQSIHGPLILKLPLAAMMFFVLILSKAPYSPFSITKGKDIISGYETEHFGVLRGYLMISESIAWYMLLWIFLTVFVGGLSLPLYILGMVIITAVTAFINATTPMLNPNHSVAIQVILAFVGIAGSIILMLVM is encoded by the coding sequence ATGAATCTGATGGGAAACATCATAGTTAACGTTACAATAGCATTTCTGGTGGGGAGCCTGCTTCTGGGGTTCCAGAGGAAGGTGATGGCGAGGATACAGAGGAGGCCAGGCCCCCCTGTTATACAGCACCTCCTCCACACCCTCAAGTTCTACATAAAGGAGTCATCGTTCCCCAGGACGGCTGCAATGCCATTCTATGTGGCGATAGCGGCGACACTCTGCGGTATATGGGTGAGCGCGGTTATCGTGGGACCCGTACTTGAGGGGTCACTCCTGCTCTTCTTCGGGATATACGCCCTCCACAAGATCGTTGAGCACAATGCAGGATCATCATCAGGTTCACCGTACGGTAAGCTCAGCTGTGTCCGTGCCGTGTTCTCTGCTGCAGCCGAACTCCCACTCTTTGCGGTGCTCGCCATCATATACCTGGAGACCAGGACGATGATAATATCGGACATCATAGGCTACCAGAGCATCCACGGGCCACTCATACTCAAGCTCCCACTGGCGGCCATGATGTTCTTTGTCCTCATACTCTCAAAGGCACCCTACTCACCGTTCTCCATAACCAAGGGTAAGGACATAATATCAGGGTATGAGACAGAGCACTTCGGGGTCCTCAGGGGCTACCTGATGATCTCAGAGTCCATAGCATGGTACATGCTCCTCTGGATATTCCTCACTGTATTCGTGGGGGGACTCAGCCTGCCGCTCTATATCCTGGGAATGGTGATAATCACGGCGGTGACGGCATTCATAAACGCAACAACACCCATGCTGAACCCCAACCACTCTGTGGCCATACAGGTAATCCTGGCATTTGTAGGTATAGCAGGGTCCATCATTCTTATGCTTGTAATGTGA
- a CDS encoding DUF2108 domain-containing protein, with the protein MNPLDLINLTNTGIFVIFTGAAGIILLPRPLDKVIMFSLLQGGFVMVLAAARYLDVATAAALFDPISTVILLMAVMRINDVRVARGEDLV; encoded by the coding sequence ATGAATCCGCTTGACCTCATTAACCTTACAAATACAGGAATTTTCGTGATATTCACAGGTGCCGCAGGTATCATACTCCTTCCAAGGCCCCTTGATAAGGTAATAATGTTCTCTCTGCTTCAGGGGGGCTTTGTGATGGTCCTCGCGGCGGCCAGATACCTTGATGTGGCCACGGCAGCGGCCCTGTTCGACCCCATATCAACTGTGATACTGCTTATGGCTGTTATGAGAATCAATGATGTGAGGGTAGCGAGGGGTGAGGATCTTGTCTGA
- a CDS encoding DUF2104 domain-containing protein: protein MYLVYTVSFIAGSVIGLLLSYRKYREPFVKEKIDPLALIVALMGWAVLVNAALTPFTPILRTAGFFMVALVAGMRPGYGRYETVTGAAAAFIIWLLAGTPGW from the coding sequence ATGTACCTGGTATACACGGTTTCCTTTATCGCTGGCTCGGTGATCGGTTTACTCTTAAGTTACAGGAAGTACAGGGAGCCATTTGTGAAGGAAAAAATAGACCCACTGGCACTTATAGTGGCCCTCATGGGGTGGGCTGTGCTTGTTAATGCGGCCCTGACACCCTTCACCCCCATTTTAAGGACAGCGGGGTTCTTCATGGTGGCCCTGGTTGCCGGTATGAGGCCAGGGTATGGCAGATACGAGACGGTCACTGGGGCTGCGGCGGCATTCATAATATGGCTCCTGGCCGGGACCCCGGGGTGGTAG
- a CDS encoding EhaG family protein has translation MMVPEFTVSLFVPAVYTGLIAGFIALLGISFQKNDLSALIITDIVGIAMLVIVAAVGTDLAEALILPGLVVELAEIMAISEILISREMRIRGEVEEIERVPMELEVFRTAPNFLALVLIAYGVFLTGFTGGAVAGAGVLFYAATRKARGLPVAEWNGIAGVSGITWCLWLAGFIIFFTAPQLWLPALFLSGCGILIKVASKMGLIGVLAREEMMEAGGDE, from the coding sequence ATGATGGTGCCGGAATTCACAGTTTCACTCTTCGTGCCGGCGGTCTACACGGGACTCATAGCAGGGTTCATAGCCCTCCTCGGGATATCATTCCAGAAGAACGACCTCAGCGCACTCATAATCACCGATATAGTGGGAATAGCAATGCTCGTCATCGTTGCAGCGGTTGGAACCGACCTTGCAGAGGCCCTCATACTCCCCGGGCTCGTGGTTGAACTGGCAGAGATAATGGCCATATCAGAGATACTCATCTCAAGGGAGATGAGGATTCGAGGTGAGGTGGAGGAGATTGAACGCGTGCCAATGGAACTTGAGGTCTTCAGGACAGCCCCCAACTTCCTGGCCCTTGTACTCATAGCCTACGGCGTGTTCCTCACAGGTTTCACTGGGGGTGCGGTTGCAGGTGCAGGTGTCCTGTTCTACGCTGCAACCAGGAAGGCCCGTGGCCTGCCGGTGGCTGAGTGGAATGGGATAGCGGGTGTCTCAGGTATAACCTGGTGCCTCTGGCTTGCAGGTTTCATAATATTCTTCACAGCACCACAGCTCTGGCTCCCCGCACTATTCCTCTCAGGTTGCGGTATACTGATCAAGGTGGCGAGCAAGATGGGCCTCATCGGGGTCCTTGCAAGGGAGGAGATGATGGAAGCAGGGGGTGATGAATGA
- a CDS encoding 4Fe-4S dicluster domain-containing protein codes for MPAAAKPVKPLREVDVDYEIDHEKCRSCPDKPCLNACPVDAVHMDPETGEVEIDDRCFGCVLCREACPYDAIKMKTILGEPIRENVPVINPRICRGCGACVSACRTGAIHLASSGETGVHSEIDEDKCVRCGYCARACPTEAIKYGEILPRSVVGGKAVVVNQRDCIGCMTCTRVCPSRGAIKVGKINRLPYIDPSYCARCEECMDVCPSAAIKYSSRKRAYENFSKLNNMEIAGEILERESEKLVRNLGRIDSVLRSVKRRFTRDEPQFRVDVTDEIRDGIEELVDSDLEILELNHIVDFTKPKRSIRVLEDRCIGCGLCIDECPVGVIEPVTPAPVEIKDGCVFCGRCSGVCPVDAIEITEEGFRASDGRIYLERRILRGPRSGSVEVDHVICQRCGVCVNHCPVDAMALDGEVEVDDDTCILCGECQDICPVTAVKLNLEDDNVE; via the coding sequence ATTCCAGCTGCAGCAAAACCCGTAAAGCCCCTCAGGGAAGTTGACGTTGACTATGAAATCGACCATGAGAAATGCAGGAGTTGCCCTGATAAACCCTGCCTGAATGCATGCCCTGTGGATGCCGTGCACATGGACCCGGAAACAGGGGAGGTTGAAATCGATGACCGCTGCTTCGGCTGCGTCCTCTGCAGGGAGGCCTGCCCCTACGACGCCATAAAGATGAAGACAATCCTTGGGGAGCCCATAAGGGAGAACGTCCCTGTTATAAACCCCAGGATCTGCCGTGGCTGCGGTGCCTGTGTATCTGCCTGCAGGACAGGGGCAATACACCTTGCATCATCAGGGGAGACCGGTGTTCACAGTGAGATAGATGAGGATAAATGTGTCAGGTGCGGCTACTGTGCAAGGGCATGCCCCACAGAGGCCATAAAATACGGTGAAATCCTGCCACGATCCGTGGTGGGTGGAAAGGCCGTTGTGGTTAACCAGAGGGACTGCATAGGCTGCATGACCTGCACCAGGGTCTGCCCATCCAGGGGCGCCATAAAGGTGGGTAAGATCAACAGGCTCCCCTACATAGACCCATCATACTGTGCAAGGTGCGAGGAGTGCATGGATGTCTGCCCATCAGCAGCCATAAAGTACTCATCCAGAAAGAGGGCCTACGAGAACTTCTCAAAACTCAATAACATGGAGATAGCAGGGGAAATCCTTGAGAGGGAATCAGAGAAACTCGTAAGGAACCTTGGCAGGATAGACTCGGTTCTGAGGAGCGTGAAGCGGAGGTTCACCAGGGATGAACCCCAATTCAGGGTGGATGTCACAGATGAGATAAGGGACGGAATAGAGGAACTCGTCGACTCGGACCTTGAAATCCTTGAACTCAACCATATAGTGGACTTCACAAAGCCAAAGAGAAGTATAAGGGTACTTGAGGATAGGTGCATCGGGTGCGGACTATGTATCGATGAGTGCCCGGTTGGAGTTATAGAACCTGTAACACCAGCCCCTGTTGAGATAAAGGATGGATGCGTCTTCTGCGGTCGCTGCAGTGGGGTCTGTCCTGTTGACGCCATTGAAATAACAGAGGAGGGCTTCAGGGCATCCGATGGCAGGATATACCTTGAGCGCAGAATCCTAAGGGGACCAAGAAGCGGTTCAGTGGAGGTGGATCATGTCATCTGCCAGAGGTGCGGCGTCTGCGTCAACCACTGCCCCGTTGATGCCATGGCACTGGATGGTGAAGTGGAGGTTGATGATGACACCTGCATACTCTGCGGTGAATGCCAGGACATATGCCCTGTCACTGCAGTGAAACTTAACTTGGAGGATGATAACGTTGAATAG